From Streptomyces sp. NBC_00690, a single genomic window includes:
- a CDS encoding class I SAM-dependent methyltransferase — translation MTQRPTPAAELFDALGLKYEQAFGNAPAHRTALTWLTEHLSPASEVLDIGSGTGRPTAQTLADAGHRVLGVDISPGMVEIARRQVPNASFRHQDARTLELPDASVDAVCAFYPFLQMPRSDQKDLIGKIARWLRPGGHLLAATVTLDMEGAVGQWMGHEVEVTSFAAEAFTALLEAADLEVLRTEELDFTPETDGAITEPQVFVYARRR, via the coding sequence ATGACCCAGCGACCGACTCCCGCGGCAGAACTCTTCGATGCACTGGGACTGAAATACGAACAGGCGTTCGGCAATGCTCCAGCGCATCGAACGGCGCTGACCTGGCTGACCGAGCACCTCTCGCCGGCGAGCGAAGTGCTCGACATCGGGAGCGGAACCGGGCGACCCACCGCGCAGACACTCGCGGACGCGGGCCACCGCGTCCTCGGCGTGGACATCTCACCCGGCATGGTGGAGATCGCCCGCCGACAGGTGCCGAATGCATCCTTCCGCCATCAGGACGCCCGGACCCTGGAACTGCCGGACGCGAGCGTGGATGCCGTCTGCGCCTTCTATCCGTTCTTGCAGATGCCCCGATCCGACCAGAAGGACCTCATCGGCAAGATCGCCCGCTGGCTCCGTCCGGGCGGCCACCTGCTGGCCGCGACCGTGACCTTGGACATGGAGGGCGCCGTCGGGCAGTGGATGGGGCACGAGGTCGAGGTGACGAGCTTTGCCGCGGAGGCGTTCACCGCACTACTGGAGGCTGCCGACCTTGAGGTCCTGCGAACCGAGGAGTTGGACTTCACCCCGGAGACGGATGGAGCGATCACCGAGCCGCAGGTGTTCGTGTACGCAAGGCGGCGGTGA
- a CDS encoding ATP-binding protein, with protein sequence MLDAHSDLTPLDRAARHSKGEAGTAPGAVMTCFRRRPSPTVHIDALWEPSPARRAAIGAVDVPTSPSVVTVFSWHLAPDLTAVATARRLMRLQLTGWNLDDMDEDACLITSELVTNALLHAQGTVVLTVRLVQGHGPEGAVIRIEVQDQGPCDEAKQSMPLPPATPSADMDTGGRGLHLVAHLAEIWGESGTPEGHVVWADLRGSGQTC encoded by the coding sequence ATGCTCGACGCCCACTCGGATCTCACTCCCCTTGACCGGGCCGCGCGCCACTCGAAGGGTGAGGCCGGTACGGCCCCGGGTGCCGTGATGACCTGCTTCCGTCGGAGGCCCTCACCCACCGTGCACATCGATGCGCTGTGGGAGCCGAGCCCCGCCCGTCGGGCCGCCATCGGTGCGGTCGACGTGCCGACGTCACCCTCCGTCGTGACCGTGTTCTCCTGGCACCTCGCCCCGGACCTCACGGCCGTCGCGACGGCCCGTCGACTCATGCGGCTCCAGTTGACCGGATGGAACCTGGACGACATGGACGAGGACGCCTGCCTGATCACCTCGGAACTGGTGACCAACGCCCTGTTGCACGCCCAGGGAACCGTCGTCCTCACGGTCAGGCTCGTCCAGGGGCACGGCCCCGAGGGGGCCGTCATACGGATCGAGGTCCAGGACCAGGGGCCGTGCGACGAGGCGAAGCAGAGCATGCCGTTGCCTCCCGCAACGCCGTCCGCGGACATGGACACGGGCGGCCGGGGGCTGCATCTGGTGGCCCATCTGGCCGAGATCTGGGGGGAGTCCGGCACTCCGGAGGGCCATGTCGTCTGGGCCGATCTGCGTGGGTCCGGACAGACCTGCTAG